A region of Streptomyces sp. TG1A-60 DNA encodes the following proteins:
- a CDS encoding SpoIIE family protein phosphatase, which yields MAGPGAVGSDGSLGPEVLETVLLDTARESGACVTAVYLLPPDEAVLLLAVLGGVPWEISMPWARVALKESSPVSDAVRERRLLWVSGQEELARRYPRLALVVPYRFTLAAAPITTGTDTWGGLVLHWPASHPPRLSSRQRKAITGACHRLGLLLRRAADDGHPVCPGGEPVMLPPLRARIAGPAEAQAAVDFAERLPGGCCSLDVDGRITFVSTKAADLLGADLPDLLGAKPWEALRWLDDPTTEDSYRAAMFSREPVSFIALRPPNRWLSFSLVPDASGISVRIAPTHSSHAHAQVTASPPPPPRPPSPATPGRATTLYHLMHLAATLTEAVGVRDVVDQVAEQVLPAFGAAALAVMTAEEGRLQIIGYRGYTPELMRHFDAAPLTSDTPAVRALTSGVPAFFATFADLKRAYPPAVLQDDMAAWAFLPLITSGRPVGSLVLAYEQPHPFVSEERAVLISTAGLIAQAMDRARLYDTKHQLAHNLQSGLLPHTLPHVTGLDVAARYLPATRGMDIGGDFYDLIRLDTTTAAAAIGDVQGHNVNAAALMGQVRTAVHATAGAPPNEVLARTNRLLTDLDPDLFTSCLYVHLDLAARTACLATAGHPPPLLRHPDGRTEALHLPPGLLLGIDPEAAYASTEIPLPPGSVLALYTDGLVEAPGTDIDDAVDDLAHVLARTEPVGPRGMNAVADTLIQHARRSAPRSDDIALLLIHPDRR from the coding sequence GTGGCGGGCCCTGGTGCCGTCGGATCGGACGGGAGCCTCGGTCCGGAGGTTCTGGAGACCGTGTTGCTCGACACGGCCCGGGAGAGCGGCGCATGCGTGACGGCGGTGTATCTGCTGCCTCCGGACGAGGCGGTGCTGCTGTTGGCGGTGCTGGGCGGGGTCCCCTGGGAGATCTCCATGCCCTGGGCGCGGGTGGCGCTGAAGGAGTCCTCGCCGGTGTCCGACGCGGTACGGGAGCGCCGTCTGCTGTGGGTGAGCGGCCAGGAGGAGCTGGCGCGCCGCTACCCCCGGCTGGCGCTGGTCGTGCCGTACCGCTTCACGCTGGCCGCCGCCCCCATCACCACGGGCACGGACACCTGGGGCGGGCTGGTGCTGCACTGGCCCGCCTCGCACCCGCCGCGGCTGAGTTCCCGGCAGCGCAAGGCGATCACCGGTGCCTGTCACCGGCTGGGCCTTCTTCTGCGGCGGGCAGCCGACGACGGTCACCCGGTGTGTCCCGGCGGCGAGCCGGTGATGCTGCCGCCGTTGCGGGCCCGTATCGCGGGACCGGCCGAGGCGCAGGCCGCGGTCGACTTCGCCGAGCGCCTTCCGGGCGGCTGCTGCTCGCTCGACGTGGACGGACGGATCACCTTCGTCAGCACCAAGGCCGCCGACCTGCTCGGCGCCGACCTGCCCGACCTGCTCGGCGCCAAGCCCTGGGAGGCCCTCCGCTGGCTGGACGACCCGACCACCGAGGACAGTTACCGGGCGGCCATGTTCAGCCGAGAACCGGTGTCCTTCATAGCGCTGCGCCCACCGAACCGATGGCTGTCCTTCAGCCTCGTACCGGACGCCTCCGGCATCAGCGTCCGCATCGCGCCCACCCACTCGTCCCACGCCCACGCTCAGGTCACGGCCTCTCCCCCTCCCCCACCGCGCCCGCCGTCTCCCGCCACACCGGGGCGGGCCACCACTCTGTACCACCTGATGCATCTGGCCGCCACGCTCACCGAAGCCGTCGGCGTACGCGACGTGGTCGACCAGGTGGCCGAACAGGTCCTGCCCGCCTTCGGTGCCGCGGCCCTCGCCGTGATGACCGCGGAGGAGGGCCGGCTGCAGATCATCGGCTACCGCGGTTACACCCCCGAGCTCATGAGGCACTTCGACGCCGCCCCCCTCACCTCGGACACCCCCGCCGTACGCGCTCTGACCTCGGGAGTTCCCGCCTTCTTCGCCACCTTCGCCGACCTCAAACGCGCCTATCCCCCGGCGGTCCTCCAGGACGACATGGCCGCCTGGGCGTTCCTCCCGCTGATCACCTCGGGACGCCCGGTCGGGTCCCTGGTCCTGGCCTACGAGCAGCCGCACCCGTTCGTCTCGGAGGAGCGCGCCGTCCTCATCTCCACCGCCGGGCTGATCGCCCAGGCCATGGACCGGGCCCGTCTGTACGACACCAAGCACCAGCTCGCCCACAACCTCCAGTCCGGCCTGCTGCCCCACACCCTGCCGCACGTCACCGGGCTGGACGTGGCCGCCCGCTATCTGCCGGCCACCCGTGGCATGGACATCGGCGGCGACTTCTACGACCTCATCCGCCTAGACACCACCACGGCCGCCGCGGCCATCGGCGACGTGCAGGGGCACAACGTCAACGCCGCCGCCCTCATGGGCCAGGTGCGCACCGCCGTCCACGCCACCGCCGGCGCACCCCCCAACGAAGTCCTCGCCCGTACGAACCGCCTGCTCACCGACCTCGACCCCGACCTGTTCACCAGCTGCCTCTACGTCCACCTCGACCTCGCCGCACGCACGGCCTGCCTGGCCACCGCCGGACACCCGCCCCCACTGCTGCGCCACCCCGACGGCCGCACCGAAGCCCTGCACCTGCCGCCCGGTCTCCTGCTGGGCATCGACCCCGAGGCCGCCTACGCGTCCACCGAGATCCCGCTGCCTCCCGGTTCCGTACTGGCCCTCTACACCGACGGACTCGTCGAAGCCCCCGGCACCGACATCGACGACGCGGTCGACGACCTCGCCCACGTACTCGCCCGCACCGAACCGGTCGGCCCTCGTGGCATGAACGCCGTCGCCGACACACTCATCCAGCACGCCCGTCGCTCGGCCCCGCGCAGCGACGACATCGCGCTCCTTCTCATCCACCCCGATCGCCGATGA
- a CDS encoding Gfo/Idh/MocA family oxidoreductase has product MRIGLLGTGPWAEMAYAPALSAHKELDLAGVWGRRPEAAKELADRHGGLPVYEDVDALFADVDAVAVALPPSVQAPLAARAARAGCHLLLDKPLATDLEQGRAVVAAVQEAGVASVVFFTARFQLAIEAWIAEQAAGEGWFTARAEWFGSLFDDGSDSPFAASPWRREKGALWDVGPHALSVLLPVLGDVDNVAAAVRGPKDTVHLVLRHTCGASSTVTLSLTTPPAASGATVELRGRAGTTVLPTSDEGAVPALVRAGDALLAAARGGHPHACDAAFALRVTELLATAEGRLTG; this is encoded by the coding sequence ATGCGTATCGGACTGCTCGGAACAGGACCGTGGGCCGAGATGGCCTACGCCCCCGCGCTGAGCGCGCACAAGGAGCTGGACCTCGCGGGAGTGTGGGGCAGGCGGCCGGAAGCGGCCAAGGAGCTGGCCGACCGGCACGGCGGTCTGCCCGTATACGAGGACGTCGATGCCCTGTTCGCCGATGTGGACGCGGTCGCCGTGGCCCTGCCGCCCTCCGTTCAGGCACCGCTCGCGGCGCGCGCCGCACGCGCGGGCTGTCATCTGCTGCTCGACAAGCCGCTCGCGACGGACCTCGAACAGGGGCGGGCCGTCGTCGCGGCGGTCCAGGAGGCCGGTGTCGCCTCCGTCGTCTTCTTCACCGCCCGTTTCCAGCTCGCGATCGAGGCGTGGATCGCCGAACAGGCCGCCGGTGAGGGCTGGTTCACGGCCCGCGCGGAGTGGTTCGGGTCGTTGTTCGACGACGGGAGCGACAGCCCCTTCGCGGCTTCGCCGTGGCGGCGGGAGAAGGGCGCCCTGTGGGACGTGGGGCCCCATGCACTGTCGGTGCTGCTGCCGGTCCTCGGGGATGTCGACAACGTGGCTGCCGCCGTGCGCGGCCCCAAGGACACGGTTCATCTGGTCCTCCGGCACACCTGCGGGGCGTCCAGCACGGTCACCCTCAGTCTCACCACCCCGCCCGCGGCCTCCGGCGCCACGGTCGAGCTGCGCGGCCGGGCCGGGACCACCGTACTGCCCACATCCGACGAAGGTGCCGTACCGGCTCTCGTACGGGCGGGGGACGCGCTGCTGGCCGCTGCCCGGGGTGGCCACCCGCACGCGTGCGACGCGGCGTTCGCTCTGCGGGTGACGGAGCTACTGGCCACCGCGGAAGGGCGGTTGACCGGCTGA
- a CDS encoding SAM-dependent methyltransferase — protein MTDHATTPGPAAHQKIDTSVPHSARIWNYWLGGKDNYPVDEQAGDAYTAVFPGIVTIARSSRAFLRRSITYLVAEAGIRQFLDVGTGLPTADNTHEVAQRIAPETRIVYVDNDPMVLAHARALLYSTPEGATSYVDSNVLDPDRILAAAADTLDFSRPTALILSNILGHVGDHDRARAIVTRLMGALPSGSYLSINDGSRGIDPVFEQAQDGYNESGAVPYNLRTVDEITAFFDGLELLNPGVVSVPLWRPDVTTPTPEVIAEHGGLARKP, from the coding sequence ATGACCGACCACGCGACCACGCCCGGACCGGCGGCGCATCAGAAGATCGACACCTCGGTGCCGCACTCGGCCCGTATCTGGAACTACTGGTTGGGCGGGAAGGACAACTACCCCGTCGACGAACAGGCCGGAGACGCGTACACCGCCGTGTTCCCCGGCATCGTGACCATCGCCCGCAGCAGCCGGGCCTTCCTGCGCCGCAGCATCACGTACTTGGTGGCCGAGGCGGGCATACGCCAGTTCCTGGACGTCGGTACGGGACTGCCGACCGCCGACAACACCCATGAGGTGGCCCAGCGGATCGCGCCCGAGACGCGGATCGTGTACGTCGACAACGACCCGATGGTCCTGGCGCACGCCCGTGCCCTGCTCTACTCGACGCCGGAGGGGGCGACCTCGTACGTCGACTCCAACGTGCTCGACCCGGACCGCATCCTCGCCGCCGCCGCCGACACACTGGACTTCAGCCGACCCACCGCCCTGATCCTCAGCAACATCCTGGGGCACGTCGGCGACCACGACCGGGCACGCGCCATCGTCACCCGTCTGATGGGAGCGCTGCCGTCCGGCAGCTACCTCTCCATCAACGATGGCTCGCGTGGCATCGACCCGGTGTTCGAGCAGGCCCAGGACGGGTACAACGAGAGCGGCGCCGTGCCGTACAACCTGCGGACCGTCGACGAGATCACCGCGTTCTTCGACGGCCTGGAGCTCCTGAACCCCGGCGTCGTCTCGGTCCCGCTCTGGCGCCCGGACGTCACCACCCCGACCCCGGAAGTCATCGCCGAACACGGCGGCCTCGCCCGTAAGCCGTGA
- the hemC gene encoding hydroxymethylbilane synthase: MSQDLIRIVSRDSPMALAQVERVRAELAVLHPALRTEVIPVKTTGDKWMGDLSKVEGKGAFTKEVDAALLAGEAELAVHCVKDIPADRPLPAGTMFAAFLKRDDIRDALVDPAGRTLDELPAGTRIGTSSVRRTAQLAASHPHLDCVPIRGNANRRLEKLAGGEADALLLAVSGLERIGRADVISEVLSVETMMPPIGAGVLALQCREDDTLTIETVNGLGNPNTHRETLAERMFLHVLQGHCNSPIAGFARTDRSGELSLRACVFTPDGKTVLNAHEWAGHLDPATLGTSVAVALLRQGARDLIDGIPH, encoded by the coding sequence ATGTCGCAGGACCTGATTCGCATCGTCTCCCGAGACTCGCCCATGGCCCTGGCCCAGGTCGAGCGCGTCCGCGCCGAACTGGCCGTGCTTCACCCGGCACTTCGTACCGAGGTGATCCCGGTGAAGACGACCGGTGACAAGTGGATGGGCGATCTCTCCAAGGTCGAGGGCAAGGGCGCGTTCACCAAGGAGGTCGACGCCGCGCTCCTCGCGGGGGAGGCGGAGCTCGCCGTCCACTGTGTCAAGGACATTCCCGCCGACCGGCCCCTCCCGGCCGGCACGATGTTCGCCGCGTTCCTCAAGCGCGACGACATCCGCGACGCCCTGGTGGACCCCGCCGGACGCACCCTGGACGAGCTGCCCGCGGGCACACGCATCGGGACCTCCTCCGTGCGGCGGACCGCGCAACTGGCCGCGTCCCACCCGCACCTGGACTGTGTCCCGATCCGGGGCAACGCCAACCGGCGGCTGGAGAAACTCGCGGGCGGGGAGGCGGACGCCCTGCTTCTGGCCGTGTCCGGCCTGGAGCGGATCGGTCGCGCGGACGTGATCAGCGAGGTCCTGTCCGTCGAGACGATGATGCCGCCGATCGGTGCGGGCGTTCTGGCGCTCCAGTGCCGGGAGGACGACACCCTCACCATCGAGACCGTGAATGGGCTAGGCAACCCGAACACCCATCGTGAAACACTCGCCGAGCGCATGTTCCTGCATGTCCTCCAGGGTCACTGCAACAGTCCCATCGCCGGCTTCGCCCGCACGGACCGCAGCGGCGAACTCTCCCTGCGAGCCTGCGTGTTCACCCCGGACGGCAAGACCGTCCTCAACGCCCATGAGTGGGCCGGCCACCTCGACCCTGCGACCCTCGGCACGTCCGTCGCGGTCGCCCTTCTCCGTCAGGGAGCCCGAGACCTCATCGACGGTATCCCCCACTGA
- a CDS encoding GNAT family N-acetyltransferase yields the protein MPRTHRNQTSAVTDNAPQGIRIRPGSRADAPAVLDMLDSAVAWMNDRGNTEQWGTVPYSQRPDAAERVGRYTTENAPYIAELNGTPVGALVLDSGPSPQMPIPPAEEPERYVRLLVSDRRYAGLGIGAALLTHAAGEARRAGVQLLRVDCWAGGGGRLVTFYERNGFTPTDRFLSGTWPGQVLARRVG from the coding sequence ATGCCGCGCACGCATCGGAACCAGACTTCCGCCGTGACCGACAACGCCCCCCAGGGCATACGGATCCGACCCGGAAGCCGGGCCGACGCACCGGCCGTCCTGGACATGCTCGACTCCGCGGTGGCCTGGATGAACGACCGCGGCAACACCGAACAGTGGGGCACGGTCCCGTACTCGCAGCGGCCCGACGCAGCAGAGCGCGTCGGCCGCTACACGACCGAGAACGCCCCGTACATCGCCGAGTTGAACGGCACACCTGTCGGTGCCCTTGTCCTGGACTCCGGCCCCAGCCCGCAGATGCCGATCCCACCGGCCGAGGAACCCGAACGATACGTCCGGCTCCTGGTCAGCGACCGCCGGTACGCCGGCCTCGGCATCGGTGCGGCCCTCCTGACCCACGCCGCCGGGGAAGCCCGGCGCGCCGGCGTACAGCTCCTCCGAGTCGACTGCTGGGCAGGCGGCGGAGGACGACTCGTCACCTTCTACGAACGCAACGGCTTCACCCCCACCGACCGCTTCCTCTCCGGCACCTGGCCGGGACAGGTACTGGCCCGGCGGGTCGGCTGA
- a CDS encoding VOC family protein has translation MAVDLFAGIPVNDYAAALAWYERLLGSPPMFFPNDSEAVWELAEHRYVYIEHRPGRAGHALHTVFVDDLDTRVAGISDRGVEPRSRETYANGVRKVTYLDPDGNEIGLGGPPL, from the coding sequence ATGGCCGTCGATCTCTTCGCAGGCATCCCGGTGAACGACTACGCGGCGGCGCTCGCCTGGTACGAGCGGCTGCTCGGCTCCCCGCCGATGTTCTTCCCGAACGACTCGGAGGCCGTGTGGGAGCTGGCTGAGCACCGGTACGTCTATATCGAGCATCGGCCCGGACGCGCCGGCCACGCCCTGCACACCGTCTTCGTCGACGACCTCGACACGCGCGTCGCCGGGATCAGCGACCGGGGCGTGGAGCCGAGGAGTCGCGAGACGTACGCGAACGGCGTACGCAAGGTCACGTATCTGGATCCGGACGGGAACGAGATCGGGCTCGGCGGCCCTCCACTGTGA
- a CDS encoding spore-associated protein, protein MRITRNVAAAGALTALAVGAMTAFGTTASAAPNVTPQGVCGSAYKTVNSAPIGSLGTVYLTYNSSNGKNCVATIRANPGAVKYMSAYIYVPDTGEWAGDSEAYTSYAGPAYVYGRGFCVSWGGSIDNVYVSVENSNCAALKEHRVTEIR, encoded by the coding sequence ATGAGAATCACGCGCAATGTCGCGGCTGCTGGGGCGTTAACCGCACTGGCGGTAGGCGCCATGACCGCGTTCGGCACGACTGCCTCCGCCGCACCCAACGTCACACCGCAGGGCGTCTGCGGCAGCGCCTACAAGACCGTGAACTCGGCGCCCATCGGCTCGTTGGGCACCGTCTACCTGACGTACAACTCCTCGAACGGCAAGAACTGCGTCGCGACCATCCGCGCCAACCCGGGCGCGGTCAAGTACATGTCCGCGTACATCTATGTCCCTGACACCGGCGAGTGGGCCGGGGACTCCGAGGCCTACACGTCGTATGCGGGGCCGGCCTACGTCTACGGCAGGGGCTTCTGCGTGAGCTGGGGCGGCAGCATCGACAACGTGTACGTGTCGGTGGAGAACTCCAACTGCGCTGCTCTGAAGGAACACCGGGTCACCGAAATCCGCTGA
- a CDS encoding SRPBCC family protein has protein sequence MTSRSVVVERRVAASQGRVWEALTDLGGMDRMLSGVTRVEVLTDGAFGVGTRWRETRRMFGKDATEEMWVTVSEPPERYVVKAESHGSRYVSQWLLRADGPSATTILMTFSAEPTGAVAGLLAKALGAVGSRAVRKALAEDLDDIAAWVEGRRS, from the coding sequence ATGACCAGCAGAAGTGTCGTCGTCGAGCGGCGGGTCGCCGCTTCTCAGGGGCGGGTGTGGGAGGCCCTGACGGACCTCGGCGGTATGGACCGGATGCTCAGCGGTGTCACCAGGGTCGAGGTCCTCACGGACGGGGCCTTCGGGGTGGGCACCCGGTGGCGGGAGACCCGTCGCATGTTCGGCAAGGACGCCACCGAGGAGATGTGGGTGACCGTCAGCGAGCCGCCCGAGCGTTACGTGGTGAAGGCCGAGTCGCACGGCTCCCGCTACGTCTCTCAGTGGCTGCTGCGGGCCGACGGACCGTCCGCCACGACGATCCTCATGACGTTCTCGGCCGAACCGACCGGTGCCGTGGCGGGTCTGCTCGCCAAGGCCCTCGGTGCCGTCGGGTCCCGCGCCGTGCGCAAGGCCCTCGCCGAGGACCTCGACGACATCGCCGCGTGGGTGGAGGGCCGCAGGAGCTGA
- a CDS encoding cupin domain-containing protein encodes MLEIKTVDKPDERRDFPRGHLEAVHLTGLDFAVATFEPGWRWSESVAPIAGTESCQVHHNGYVVRGRLHIRMDEGGEGEVGPGDAFVCPPGHDAWVVGDEQCLVYDFAGGMAQNYAKASDE; translated from the coding sequence ATGCTGGAGATCAAGACGGTCGACAAGCCGGATGAACGGCGGGATTTCCCACGAGGTCACCTCGAAGCGGTCCACCTCACCGGGCTCGACTTCGCCGTGGCCACCTTCGAACCGGGCTGGCGCTGGTCCGAATCCGTCGCCCCCATCGCGGGCACGGAGAGCTGCCAGGTCCACCACAACGGCTATGTGGTCCGGGGGCGCCTGCACATCCGCATGGACGAGGGCGGAGAGGGCGAGGTCGGACCGGGCGACGCCTTCGTGTGCCCGCCGGGGCACGACGCGTGGGTCGTGGGCGACGAGCAGTGCCTGGTGTACGACTTCGCCGGCGGGATGGCACAGAACTACGCCAAGGCGTCGGACGAGTGA
- a CDS encoding GDSL-type esterase/lipase family protein, producing MKGCSWERSHIWRKDTHADLPHVRAGRGLAAALTAVLLACLLSLAGTTPAHAAPGDGSVSDPNIVYVGRWDTGSGTTAVANWTGGYVQTSFTGTTVKVKARNAVNFYVSIDGGPDVFHAGVRGTVNLTPRSLPSGTHTLRITYRSGDTVFQGLILDSGARTVAPSTPSGLIEFVGDSITAGALTDRLALDSYAWKTGERLGMRHTQIARSGYCLVARSGCTGLRDQFFKTASTGATDWDFSRYRASAVVINLGTNDIGRGVSGAAFQSAYTTFLRDLRATYPDAVLFAVQTLKKRYVTETRTAVNARNSAGDAKVRYVDTTGWLTDGADYEDGNGHPNEAGHTKFASRLAPVISASLSNTASASAEAVAAGQPGDPNIKFVGRWDPTISATAYTPYWAGAYYHDAQAHRDRWQLGGPSEAVHGEGGAGGEEDRPVRR from the coding sequence TTGAAAGGCTGTTCATGGGAGCGCTCCCACATTTGGAGAAAGGATACCCATGCAGACCTCCCCCACGTCCGCGCAGGACGAGGCCTCGCCGCCGCCCTCACAGCGGTACTCCTCGCCTGTCTGCTGTCCCTGGCCGGTACCACCCCGGCGCATGCCGCGCCGGGAGACGGTTCGGTCTCCGACCCCAACATCGTCTACGTCGGCCGGTGGGACACCGGTTCGGGTACGACGGCTGTCGCCAACTGGACCGGCGGGTACGTGCAGACGTCCTTCACCGGCACCACGGTGAAGGTGAAGGCCAGGAACGCGGTCAACTTCTACGTCAGCATCGACGGCGGGCCCGACGTCTTCCACGCGGGCGTACGCGGCACGGTGAACCTCACCCCCCGGTCCCTGCCCTCGGGCACCCACACCCTGCGGATCACCTACCGTTCCGGCGACACGGTATTCCAGGGCCTGATCCTGGACTCCGGCGCCCGCACGGTCGCTCCGAGCACACCATCCGGCCTGATCGAGTTCGTCGGCGACTCCATCACCGCGGGCGCCCTCACCGACCGGCTGGCGCTCGACTCGTACGCCTGGAAGACCGGCGAGCGACTGGGTATGCGGCACACACAGATCGCCCGCTCCGGCTACTGCCTGGTCGCCCGGTCCGGATGCACTGGTCTGCGTGACCAGTTCTTCAAGACGGCCAGTACGGGCGCCACCGACTGGGACTTCTCCCGCTACCGGGCGAGCGCGGTCGTCATCAACCTCGGCACCAACGACATCGGACGCGGAGTGTCCGGCGCCGCGTTCCAGTCGGCGTACACCACCTTCCTGCGTGACCTCCGCGCCACGTACCCCGACGCGGTCCTCTTCGCGGTGCAGACCCTCAAGAAGCGGTACGTCACCGAGACCAGGACCGCCGTCAACGCCCGCAACAGCGCTGGTGACGCCAAGGTCCGCTACGTGGACACGACGGGCTGGCTCACGGACGGCGCCGACTACGAGGACGGCAACGGGCACCCCAACGAGGCGGGCCACACCAAGTTCGCGAGCCGTCTGGCCCCCGTCATCAGCGCCTCCCTGAGCAACACGGCCTCCGCCTCCGCGGAGGCGGTCGCTGCCGGACAACCCGGCGACCCGAACATCAAGTTCGTCGGGCGCTGGGACCCCACCATTTCCGCCACCGCCTACACGCCCTACTGGGCCGGCGCGTACTACCACGACGCCCAGGCACATCGAGACCGGTGGCAGCTGGGCGGCCCATCCGAAGCTGTACACGGAGAAGGAGGGGCAGGAGGGGAAGAAGACCGTCCGGTACGCCGGTGA